Proteins encoded in a region of the Tribolium castaneum strain GA2 chromosome 7, icTriCast1.1, whole genome shotgun sequence genome:
- the Bub3 gene encoding mitotic checkpoint protein BUB3 yields MKSQTEYKVKSPPEDAISSVKFGPNTNQFLLVSSWDGTVRLYDVTTNNLRHKYAHDAPVLDCCFTDAVHSYSGGLDNTLKSFDFNTTTENTVGAHANAIKCVEYCSEVNGILTGSWDHHIKLWDPRTPLCSGSYNQGEKVYTISVCGEKLVVGTAGRKILVWDIRNMSYTLQKRESNLKYQTRAIRCFPNKQGFVLSSIEGRVAVEYLDTNPEIQKKKYAFKCHRIKEDGMEKIYPVNAISFHPTHNTFATGGSDGYVNIWDGFNKKRLCQFHQYHTSITSLSFSHNGSVLAIACSYFLEEENPPNPLPEDAIYIRAVTDQETKPKYSSNS; encoded by the exons ATGAAATCTCAGACCGAGTACAAGGTAAAAAGTCCGCCAGAAGACGCAATTTCGTCGGTGAAATTTGGCCCCAATACCAATCAGTTTCTGTTGGTCAGCTCTTGGGATGGTACTGTGCGGCTATATGATGTTACTACGAATAATTTGAGGCATAAATATGCCCATGATGCTCCAGTTTTGGATTGCTGTTTTACT GACGCCGTCCACTCGTACAGCGGCGGCCTGGACAACACCCTAAAGTCCTTCGACTTCAACACAACCACCGAAAACACCGTCGGCGCTCACGCAAATGCCATCAAATGCGTGGAATATTGCAGTGAAGTGAATGGAATTTTAACAGGAAGTTGGGACCACCACATCAAACTATGGGACCCACGCACGCCACTGTGTAGCGGGAGCTACAACCAAGGCGAAAAAGTCTACACAATAAGCGTCTGTGGCGAGAAACTGGTCGTTGGAACAGCCGGCCGAAAAATCCTAGTGTGGGATATTAGAAATATGTCATACACTTTACAAAAACGCGAATCTAATTTGAAATATCAGACGAGGGCGATCAGGTGTTTCCCTAATAAGCAGGGGTTTGTTTTGAGTAGTATTGAGGGGAGGGTGGCGGTTGAATATCTAGACACCAATCCTGAGATTCAGAAGAAAAAATATGCCTTCAAGTGTCATAGAATTAAGGAGGATGGCatggaaaaaatttatccAGTGAATGCGATCag ttttcacCCAACACATAACACGTTCGCAACCGGTGGTTCCGACGGTTATGTGAACATTTGGGacggttttaataaaaaacgctTGTGTCAGTTCCACCAATATCATACATCAATTACGTCACTTAGTTTTAGTCACAATG GTTCTGTGTTGGCCATTGCATGTTCCTACTTTTTGGAGGAGGAAAATCCCCCAAATCCGCTACCGGAAGACGCCATCTATATTCGAGCTGTCACAGACCAGGAAACCAAACCGAAATATAGCAgcaattcataa
- the LOC103314467 gene encoding STAGA complex 65 subunit gamma isoform X2, whose translation MERVKYWEESRMEGPREQVPDVTADIELSMNKFFLNNLEENENIIKTEKITVPPLNPLILYSIALHQQANNISEMIKQNESAKSTEKVDFHTPEFANSENLTIKHNLNFSKNDFVDQDVEVNELSKTIVRKVLTKAIATLFAHIGYETCQQSALDVLTDVLHEFYRKITSHVKIALEDQEKNRSGFPHVMERVLTEMGMGGIKGLNDYYQSRVIKYVSVLENRCQQLCDDYNASLLPRPPSPVDKINKVVRVKVEEEDVVEVENPEVHFSTMDGDVNFSILEPGYQLLKSLDNLEAETNSQGMTDSVENITVSESPSFSLQ comes from the exons atggAACGAGTAAAATACTGGGAAGAGAGCCGAATGGAGGGCCCACGGGAGCAAGTGCCCGACGTGACGGCCGATATCGAACTCTccatgaataaatttttcctcAACAATTTGGAAGAGAACGAAAACATAATCAAGACTGAAAAAATCAC GGTGCCCCCTTTGAACCCCTTGATACTTTACTCAATTGCATTACACCAACAAGCAAACAACATTTCCGAAATGATTAAACAAAACGAGAGTGCAAAAAGTACCGAAAAAGTCGATTTCCATACACCTGAGTTTGCCAACAGTGAGAATCTCACAATCAAgcataatttgaatttttccaaaaacgaTTTTGT AGATCAGGACGTTGAAGTCAACGAATTGAGCAAAACTATAGTCCGTAAAGTTTTAACTAAGGCCATTGCCACGCTTTTTGCCCACATTGGATacgaaa CCTGCCAGCAAAGCGCACTTGATGTTCTGACTGATGTTTTGCACGAGTTTTACCGCAAAATAACAAGTCACGTAAAAATTGCGCTAGAAGatcaagaaaaaaatcgttCAGGGTTTCCG cACGTTATGGAGCGCGTTTTAACTGAGATGGGCATGGGTGGGATTAAGGGATTAAATGATTATTACCAATCAAGGGTAATAAAATATGTGTCAGTGCTTGAAAATAGGTGCCAACAGTTGTGTGACGATTATAATGCGTCGCTACTTCCAAGGCCACCTTCGCCTGTTGATAAAATTAAcaa gGTCGTAAGAGTTAAAGTGGAGGAAGAAGATGTTGTGGAAGTTGAAAATCCGGAAGTGCATTTTTCGACAATGGACGGTGATGTGAATTTTTCGATACTCGAGCCCGGTTACCAACTTTTGAAAAGTTTGGATAACTTGGAAGCTGAGACAAA tTCACAGGGAATGACCGATAGTGTGGAAAATATCACTGTTAGCGAATCACCGTCTTTCTCCCTACAGTAg
- the LOC103314467 gene encoding STAGA complex 65 subunit gamma isoform X3, which yields MERVKYWEESRMEGPREQVPDVTADIELSMNKFFLNNLEENENIIKTEKITVPPLNPLILYSIALHQQANNISEMIKQNESAKSTEKVDFHTPEFANSENLTIKHNLNFSKNDFVNFGRDQDVEVNELSKTIVRKVLTKAIATLFAHIGYETCQQSALDVLTDVLHEFYRKITSHVKIALEDQEKNRSGFPHVMERVLTEMGMGGIKGLNDYYQSRVIKYVSVLENRCQQLCDDYNASLLPRPPSPVDKINKVVRVKVEEEDVVEVENPEVHFSTMDGDVNFSILEPGYQLLKSLDNLEAETKE from the exons atggAACGAGTAAAATACTGGGAAGAGAGCCGAATGGAGGGCCCACGGGAGCAAGTGCCCGACGTGACGGCCGATATCGAACTCTccatgaataaatttttcctcAACAATTTGGAAGAGAACGAAAACATAATCAAGACTGAAAAAATCAC GGTGCCCCCTTTGAACCCCTTGATACTTTACTCAATTGCATTACACCAACAAGCAAACAACATTTCCGAAATGATTAAACAAAACGAGAGTGCAAAAAGTACCGAAAAAGTCGATTTCCATACACCTGAGTTTGCCAACAGTGAGAATCTCACAATCAAgcataatttgaatttttccaaaaacgaTTTTGT GAACTTTGGTAGAGATCAGGACGTTGAAGTCAACGAATTGAGCAAAACTATAGTCCGTAAAGTTTTAACTAAGGCCATTGCCACGCTTTTTGCCCACATTGGATacgaaa CCTGCCAGCAAAGCGCACTTGATGTTCTGACTGATGTTTTGCACGAGTTTTACCGCAAAATAACAAGTCACGTAAAAATTGCGCTAGAAGatcaagaaaaaaatcgttCAGGGTTTCCG cACGTTATGGAGCGCGTTTTAACTGAGATGGGCATGGGTGGGATTAAGGGATTAAATGATTATTACCAATCAAGGGTAATAAAATATGTGTCAGTGCTTGAAAATAGGTGCCAACAGTTGTGTGACGATTATAATGCGTCGCTACTTCCAAGGCCACCTTCGCCTGTTGATAAAATTAAcaa gGTCGTAAGAGTTAAAGTGGAGGAAGAAGATGTTGTGGAAGTTGAAAATCCGGAAGTGCATTTTTCGACAATGGACGGTGATGTGAATTTTTCGATACTCGAGCCCGGTTACCAACTTTTGAAAAGTTTGGATAACTTGGAAGCTGAGACAAA GGAATGA
- the LOC103314467 gene encoding STAGA complex 65 subunit gamma isoform X1: protein MERVKYWEESRMEGPREQVPDVTADIELSMNKFFLNNLEENENIIKTEKITVPPLNPLILYSIALHQQANNISEMIKQNESAKSTEKVDFHTPEFANSENLTIKHNLNFSKNDFVNFGRDQDVEVNELSKTIVRKVLTKAIATLFAHIGYETCQQSALDVLTDVLHEFYRKITSHVKIALEDQEKNRSGFPHVMERVLTEMGMGGIKGLNDYYQSRVIKYVSVLENRCQQLCDDYNASLLPRPPSPVDKINKVVRVKVEEEDVVEVENPEVHFSTMDGDVNFSILEPGYQLLKSLDNLEAETNSQGMTDSVENITVSESPSFSLQ from the exons atggAACGAGTAAAATACTGGGAAGAGAGCCGAATGGAGGGCCCACGGGAGCAAGTGCCCGACGTGACGGCCGATATCGAACTCTccatgaataaatttttcctcAACAATTTGGAAGAGAACGAAAACATAATCAAGACTGAAAAAATCAC GGTGCCCCCTTTGAACCCCTTGATACTTTACTCAATTGCATTACACCAACAAGCAAACAACATTTCCGAAATGATTAAACAAAACGAGAGTGCAAAAAGTACCGAAAAAGTCGATTTCCATACACCTGAGTTTGCCAACAGTGAGAATCTCACAATCAAgcataatttgaatttttccaaaaacgaTTTTGT GAACTTTGGTAGAGATCAGGACGTTGAAGTCAACGAATTGAGCAAAACTATAGTCCGTAAAGTTTTAACTAAGGCCATTGCCACGCTTTTTGCCCACATTGGATacgaaa CCTGCCAGCAAAGCGCACTTGATGTTCTGACTGATGTTTTGCACGAGTTTTACCGCAAAATAACAAGTCACGTAAAAATTGCGCTAGAAGatcaagaaaaaaatcgttCAGGGTTTCCG cACGTTATGGAGCGCGTTTTAACTGAGATGGGCATGGGTGGGATTAAGGGATTAAATGATTATTACCAATCAAGGGTAATAAAATATGTGTCAGTGCTTGAAAATAGGTGCCAACAGTTGTGTGACGATTATAATGCGTCGCTACTTCCAAGGCCACCTTCGCCTGTTGATAAAATTAAcaa gGTCGTAAGAGTTAAAGTGGAGGAAGAAGATGTTGTGGAAGTTGAAAATCCGGAAGTGCATTTTTCGACAATGGACGGTGATGTGAATTTTTCGATACTCGAGCCCGGTTACCAACTTTTGAAAAGTTTGGATAACTTGGAAGCTGAGACAAA tTCACAGGGAATGACCGATAGTGTGGAAAATATCACTGTTAGCGAATCACCGTCTTTCTCCCTACAGTAg
- the LOC658774 gene encoding uncharacterized protein LOC658774 — protein sequence MTLKKSLSLLTFLKITAVLAIDCFKCVSINRDYPPCEDPFHNNYTLDVFESPCMGGRKGRDGLFPATSCVKITGVFDDNGDTVTVRGCALDSGTLTTDTEIVRMSHCGGFYYDNRYARGCVQSCNDADACNSGQKFRPLFLVVAIATMFPFV from the exons AtgactttgaaaaaatctcTGTCCCTTctcacttttttgaaaataacagCCG TGTTGGCAATCGATTGCTTCAAATGTGTCTCAATCAACAGGGATTACCCTCCTTGTGAGGACCCTTTTCACAACAACTACACTTTGGATGTTTTcgaatcaccctgtatgggCGGCCGGAAAGGACGCGATGGCTTGTTTCCGGCCACTTCCTGTGTGAAAATAACCGGAGTTTTTG ACGATAATGGGGACACGGTGACAGTGCGAGGTTGTGCCTTAGACAGCGGAACCTTAACCACAGACACAGAAATCGTCCGAATGTCACACTGTGGGGGCTTTTACTACGACAACAGATATGCAAGAGGTTGCGTTCAAAGTTGCAACGACGCCGACGCCTGTAATTCAGGGCAAAAATTTCGTCCATTATTTTTAGTCGTCGCAATTGCGACAATGTTCccatttgtttga
- the LOC658993 gene encoding putative methyltransferase C9orf114 homolog: MGRLKTEQKQKSWSEINKIRKEEKRKWKEQNLAKKLEKQKVPETPQVSPNKKAPPTVSIAVPGSILETAQSPELRAYLSGQIARAACIFQVDEIVVFDDYGDESTAKKAELEDNYGLKTMRESCVQLGRILQYMECPQYLRKHFFPIHNHLKFCGILNPLNAPHHLTKDEEFEFREGVVLNKPVKPGRGSIVNVGLLKEVHVDKLLTPGIRCTVKLSAQQESSKKLKGTVVAPSTPKSETGVYWGYTIRLANSLSKVFSQSPYKDGYDLTIGTSDKGTSVDEFKCPTFKHVLVVFGGVQGLELALESDSVLNVDDPKFLFDHYLNTLPNQGSKTIRTEEAILVTLAALRPKFNDSVEVNE, translated from the exons ATGGGGCGCCTAAAAACCGAGCAAAAACAGAAAAGTTGGAGCGAGATTAACAAAATCCGCAAGGAGGAGAAGCGCAAATGGAAGGAGCAAAACCTGGCGAAAAAATTAGAGAAGCAGAAAGTGCCAGAAACCCCCCAAGTGTCCCCCAACAAAAAGGCGCCCCCCACTGTCTCAATCGCCGTCCCTGGCTCAATCCTCGAAACGGCCCAGTCCCCCGAACTCCGCGCCTACTTATCGGGCCAAATCGCCCGTGCAGCTTGTATTTTCCAAGTTGACGAAATTGTAGTTTTTGACGATTATGGTGACGAATCAACGGCTAAAAAAGCCGAACTGGAGGACAACTACGGGCTGAAAACAATGCGCGAGAGTTGTGTGCAACTGGGGCGCATTTTGCAGTACATGGAGTGTCCTCAGTACTTGCGCAAGCATTTTTTTCCCATTCATaatcatttgaaattttgcgGGATTTTGAATCCGCTAAATGCGCCCCATCATCTGACGAAGGACGAGGAGTTTGAGTTTAGGGAAGGGGTGGTTTTGAATAAACCGGTGAAGCCGGGACGGGGCTCAATTGTGAATGTGGGGCTGTTGAAGGAAGTACATGTTGATAAGTTGCTAACACCTGGGATAAGGTGTACTGTTAAGTTGTCAGCACAACAGGAATCGAGCAAAAAGTTGAAAGGGACGGTTGTGGCCCCCTCGACCCCGAAAAGCGAAACGGGGGTTTACTGGGGGTACACTATCAGGTTGGCTAATTCGTTGTCGAaagttttttcgcaaagtCCCTACAAGGATGG ttatgatCTGACTATAGGCACTTCAGATAAAGGAACCTCCGTTGATGAATTCAAATGCCCCACTTTTAAGCACGTTTTAGTTGTTTTTGGTGGGGTCCAAGGACTGGAACTGGCGTTAGAGAGTGACAGTGTTTTAAATGTGGATGATccaaaatttctttttgatCATTATTTAAACACTTTGCCCAACCAAGGATCCAAAACAATAAGGACCGAAGAAGCCATTTTAGTGACCTTGGCCGCCTTGAGACCCAAATTTAATGATAGTGTTGAAGTGaatgaataa